The sequence below is a genomic window from Gemmatimonadota bacterium.
GAGATCGATCTTCAAGGCGCCGAAACTCTGGGCGCCGTCGACCAGGGAAAACACGCCCCGTTCCCGCGCCGCCGCGCACAGCTCCCTGGCCGGCATGGTCAGCCCGGTGGTGTTGGAGACGTGCGTGAAGGACATGACCTTCGTCGCCGGGGTGTACGCCCGGTTAAAGGCATCGATGATCTCGTCTTCTCCGCCGGGAATAACGGGGACCGACACATAGTTGATCTTGAAGCCGAACCGCCTGGCCTTGACCTCCCACGCATGTCTGTTCGAGGGATGGTTCAGGTCGGAGAGCAGCACCTCGTCGCCCGCCCCGAGGTGGAAGCCGGTGCTGATGGCGTTGTTGGCCTCGCTCGTGTTCCGCACCAGGGCGATCTCGTCGGTGTGGGCGCCCAGGAGGCGCGCCATCTTCTCGCGCGTCTCTTCTCTGATCTGCCGGTACTTCATGCGGTTGTGGAACGACGCGTCGTAATCCAGGTCCCGGGTGTACTTGAAGACCGATTCCATCACCGGATAGGGCGATGGGCAGAGGTTCGCGGCGTTCATCAGCGCCAGGTTGTCCCGGAGAAGGAACTGGCTCCGGACCGCGTGCCAGTACCGCTCGTCGCCGGGGTCCGTACCGGAGACCGCCGTCTCCAGGTCCTCGATCGGCGCGTCAACCGTCGGCGATGCGGAGGCGGAGGTACCGTAAACCAGGGCGCCGCCCGCGGCGATCCCGCCGGCCAGCCGTTTCATGAATGATCGACGGGACACTTGCCACGCCGATTCAGGTATGCTCTCGATGGAGTAATCGTCCTGGATCATCCTTAACCTCCGGATGTGTGGTTATGACCTGCGCTAGAAGTCGATCGCAACTCCGAAATGGGCCGTAATGAGATCGGTGGTCGACTTGGTTACATTGAGTTCGGCCGAACCCGCCCGTCGGACGATATCGCCCCGCTTCAGGTAATCGGCTTCGGAACCGTCATGGTAGCGCATCCTGAGTTCCAGGGAAACAGACCGCAGGGTGCGGTTCTGCGGCGTCCGGTCTTCGCCGCCGCTCCAAACCTCGATCAGGACCCCGCTGCCCACGCCCTTGGTAAAGGCGAAGTCGTCGAGGTTCGTGGAACTGACGACATCCTCGCCGCTGAACGGTGACCGGTCCACGTTCTCGATCGACGTGCTGGTGAAGAGGTAGTGGAAGCCCACGATGCCTTCTACGTAGAAACGCAGCGGGGCGGGGTTGGTCTGCAGACGGAGAAAGGCGTTCATCGAGAAGATGTTGTTCTCGGTGACCACGCCGACGAGGACATCGGGAATCGTCAGGCTGAACTGCTCGGTGCGCCGCTCGTGGCCGTAGATCAGGTAGCCCAGGTCCAGGCCGATCACGGCGGGCGTCCGGGGGATCATGTAGCCCACGTATCCCGATATGCCGATCCCCGGGTTCTTGACGTTATCACCGAACTCGCCCGACGGGAAACCGCCGAGGATGCCGATCCCGGTGATGACGACGGGAGGAACGTCCACGACCTCCGCGTCCTGCGCGTTGGCCGGGGCCGTCCGCGCCAGGCTGACCAGGACGGTCAGGACGACCAGGGCCGCCATGTGCGCGGGGTACGTTGCGCGGCGGCAATTACGGCGGGCGATGCGGCTGGATATATGACAGAATCTACGGCTTGAAATACGTTGCATTTGAAACGTCCGTGTTAAGGGTTGTGGTTCAGGAAAGGTGTTCCCCGGCTTTCGCGAATACTGCGGACCAGCGCAATCGGTGGCTGTCCTCGATATAGTCGGGAATGAACCCCAGTCCGAGATAGGTCCTGACGGCCGGCACGCGGAAATCGTCCGTACCCAGAAAAGCGGCCCCGTAGCCCTGGTCCCGCATGTAATGGAGCACGGCCAGGGTAACGAGTCGGCCCAGTCCCTGTCCGCGGTGGGCCGGTTTCGCGCATACCATGTGAACCTGCGCGGCGCTTATGCCCTCGGGCTGGACGTCATAGGCGCAGGCCGTGGCTACGGCTACCCCCGATCGTGTTGCGAAGAAACACCCGTCCGCCATGAACGGTTCCGTTTCCGTCAGCTCTTTGCGGCACTTCTCCGCCGTCCAGTCCGTCCCGATGCCCGTGTTCATGATCTCAGACCAGGCGGCTTCGTCGCCGGACCGGTAGGTCCTCAGCGCATACCCGTCCGGCACGCTGATTTCCGGCAGGTCTTCCAGGTCGGGGCGCATCATCCGGAGTTGCAGTTCAGGCATGGACGCCGCGCCTTCTAAACGTCACACCCGACGCTCCGCAGGTGCGCCACCGAATCCGCCACGCGCCGGCAGGTCTCCTCTTCGTTGAGCGATTCCCCTTCCACGCCCTCGATTTCCATGGTGAACGGTCCGTGGAACCCGTGGGCGTTCAGCCGGTCGAAAACCGTTTTAAAGTCGACGATGCCCTCGCCGAAAGTGGGAAAGCACCAGGTCTTGTATTGGCCGTCCGTATCCTTGAGATGCATGCTGCCGATATAGTCGATGACCTTTTCCATTTCGTCGACGTGGTCCACGTCCCGGTTGTAGTAGTGGATGTTGGCCGTGTCGTAGTTCACGCGGACGTTGGGATGGTCGACGCCGCGCATGGTCTCCAGGGCGACGGCCGCGTTGGTGATCAGGTCGGGATGGGTTTCCATGCCGATGGTAATCCCGTATTCGGCCGCTTTGGCCCCCGTGCGGTGCAATCGCTCGTAAGCCACGCCCATGTCCAGTTCCCCGGCCTGTACGCTTACGAAAAGCAGTCCGGCGCCCAGGGCCGCGGCGGCGTCCAGGTGGGGGGTCAGCCGCGCGTCCACGTCGTCGTACTGGATCTCTACCGGGCACTGCAGGCTGCTGGCCGACAGCCCGTGATCTTCGAGCCTGGACTTGACACCGGCGACCTGGTCCGGCGCGGGTGCGTCGATTTCCACGTGATGAACGCCGATCGTGGGCAGATGGGCATAGGCGGATTCGCTGAACTTTCCGTAGCTTGCCGTTCGGCACGCAAGCAGGTTGGCGGGCATAGGAATCCTTCTTTCGGATTGATCCTTACTAATGGGAAACGAAGCGGACAGGTACCGGAATGAATACTGTTCGAAATATAACGGAAGTACGAAGGGGGGTCAAGGCGTCGTAGCGAGAGGTACAACGCAATCGGCATGTCCTCGGTTGTAATCAGGCCCCCGCGTCATACCTCCGGTGGACGGAGTTGTAGCCTCGCAAGCGATAAATGGTTGTTTTGTGCTATATATCAACATTACAAAACGAGGCATTGCCGTAGTGGCTGGAATCTCAAACGCGGAGATGAAAGCAGGTACACGCAGCCAAATGCTCAAACAAGCTGGTTTGAAAGAGAATGATAAGGGAGTTGAAGATGCCGCAGACTGAGTACCTAATCATTGTAGAAAAATACGGCCCCGGAGCGTACGACGCCTACGTGCCTGAGCTTCCGGGCATAGGGGTTGCCGGAAAGACCGAAGATGAGGTTCATGAACTGGTCGCCGACGCGATCAGACAGTATCTCGAAGAGCATGATCGGGATGGTGGCCGGGTAACAGATCCCGTGGTGGTGAATCACTACACAGTTACGATCTGACTTACGACGCCTGGTGCACGCCGAGTTTGAAATGAATCAGAACGATTCCTCGTCCCTGTGCGGGCCCGCATCTCGCGGACTCTAAAGTGTCCCCGTGCTACTTCGGAACGACCCTCGGCACAGGGATTTTCATGCCTCTACCCGAGCCCCCGGGTTTACTATTCATCGGCGGTTTTGACGCCTTATGGCAGTCAGAAGTCCCGCAGCCCCGTTACCCACTTCATCAGGCCCTCCGCGGGCAGATCGGGTTTCAGGATGGGTGTCCGTAC
It includes:
- a CDS encoding aminotransferase class V-fold PLP-dependent enzyme, whose amino-acid sequence is MIQDDYSIESIPESAWQVSRRSFMKRLAGGIAAGGALVYGTSASASPTVDAPIEDLETAVSGTDPGDERYWHAVRSQFLLRDNLALMNAANLCPSPYPVMESVFKYTRDLDYDASFHNRMKYRQIREETREKMARLLGAHTDEIALVRNTSEANNAISTGFHLGAGDEVLLSDLNHPSNRHAWEVKARRFGFKINYVSVPVIPGGEDEIIDAFNRAYTPATKVMSFTHVSNTTGLTMPARELCAAARERGVFSLVDGAQSFGALKIDLADMGCDAYSGSAHKWFMGPKEVGVLYVRKDSQDAVWPAIVSAGWRDEVEESARKYEVLGQRDDAALTATGRGVEFHEKIGPARVEARMRQVATAIKEGLSGLPGIELRTSLKPVLSAGVVIFKPGELDPRKVFDKLYNTYHIAGAGMGPNVRLSPHIYNTLDEADRAVTAVAEMLRDGV
- a CDS encoding GNAT family N-acetyltransferase, whose translation is MPELQLRMMRPDLEDLPEISVPDGYALRTYRSGDEAAWSEIMNTGIGTDWTAEKCRKELTETEPFMADGCFFATRSGVAVATACAYDVQPEGISAAQVHMVCAKPAHRGQGLGRLVTLAVLHYMRDQGYGAAFLGTDDFRVPAVRTYLGLGFIPDYIEDSHRLRWSAVFAKAGEHLS
- a CDS encoding sugar phosphate isomerase/epimerase; translated protein: MPANLLACRTASYGKFSESAYAHLPTIGVHHVEIDAPAPDQVAGVKSRLEDHGLSASSLQCPVEIQYDDVDARLTPHLDAAAALGAGLLFVSVQAGELDMGVAYERLHRTGAKAAEYGITIGMETHPDLITNAAVALETMRGVDHPNVRVNYDTANIHYYNRDVDHVDEMEKVIDYIGSMHLKDTDGQYKTWCFPTFGEGIVDFKTVFDRLNAHGFHGPFTMEIEGVEGESLNEEETCRRVADSVAHLRSVGCDV
- a CDS encoding type II toxin-antitoxin system HicB family antitoxin, whose amino-acid sequence is MPQTEYLIIVEKYGPGAYDAYVPELPGIGVAGKTEDEVHELVADAIRQYLEEHDRDGGRVTDPVVVNHYTVTI